DNA sequence from the Tenacibaculum mesophilum genome:
AGATATATCTTTTTTAATTAATTATACCGTTTTAAATAAAAATACAGGAAGTTATAAAGAAGAAAAAGATAAGGTTATATCTTCTAATCATTTATTAAAAGTTGGTGGAGGGTTAAAGTTACCAACAGGAACTTACAACGAAGCAATTAATAATTCAATAAACCCTAGTTTTCAATTAGGAACAGGAAGTGTTGATGTAATAACGAACCTTCAGTACGTATTTAAGAGAAATAATTTTGGAGTTACAAATTATCTTAATTATTACATAAAAACTACAAATAAAGAAGAATATCGATTTGGAAATCAATTTAATTTCAATAGTACTTTCTTTTATGCTTTTAAAGATAGTAAGCAAAATAGTTTTGTGCCTTCAATAGGAGTTTCAGGAGAATTCTATGAAAGTAATAAAATGATTGGATTAAAAGTTAAAAATACTGAAGGTCATGCATTGTTTTCTAGCTTAGGTGCCGAGTATAATGCAAAAAAATTAACAGTAGGAGCCTTAGCAATGTATCCAATACAGCAAAATTTAGCACAAGGAACTATAGAAGTAGAATATAGAACATCTATTTACTTGAATTACAATTTTTAAGAAAATTATTCTTTGCTTGTTTAGAGTCAAAAAATAGGATTGTTTTAAAAAAAGAGTGAATTTTACGTAAGGATTCTTAAATTTGATGACAAA
Encoded proteins:
- a CDS encoding transporter family protein, producing MKNLSQIKDLPNKVLLILVLLISGQIQADTFPKRYELFLDCDACGCSNSGGSLGMGGIIDNNFVGVRYLHQKYQSKDGIFNNSPIINEYFNTVQVWSRIPIIKEYLEAQIFVPFHFHSRDYVDKTTAIEGLGDISFLINYTVLNKNTGSYKEEKDKVISSNHLLKVGGGLKLPTGTYNEAINNSINPSFQLGTGSVDVITNLQYVFKRNNFGVTNYLNYYIKTTNKEEYRFGNQFNFNSTFFYAFKDSKQNSFVPSIGVSGEFYESNKMIGLKVKNTEGHALFSSLGAEYNAKKLTVGALAMYPIQQNLAQGTIEVEYRTSIYLNYNF